In a single window of the Govania unica genome:
- a CDS encoding response regulator transcription factor, which produces MRILVVEDDPDILRQVALSLEDAGYVVDRAGDGEEGHYLGINEAYDAVVLDLGLPVMDGVSVLERWRTAGLKMPVLILTARDRWSDKVAGLDAGADDYLTKPFRLEELLARVRALIRRAAGLPSPELNCGPVSLNTRSGKVTADGVPIKLTAQEYRLLAYLMHHPDKVVSRTELTEHIYDQDFDRDSNTIEVFVNRIRKKLPVDIIRTVRGLGYRIEEPGSGGQAVE; this is translated from the coding sequence ATGCGTATTCTGGTGGTGGAAGACGACCCCGATATCCTGCGTCAGGTGGCCCTGTCCCTTGAGGATGCGGGCTATGTGGTGGACCGCGCCGGAGATGGCGAGGAAGGGCATTATCTTGGCATAAACGAAGCCTATGACGCCGTGGTGCTCGATCTCGGGCTGCCGGTCATGGACGGGGTCAGCGTCCTTGAACGCTGGCGCACGGCTGGGCTCAAGATGCCGGTGCTTATTCTGACCGCCCGCGACCGGTGGAGCGACAAGGTGGCCGGGCTTGATGCCGGGGCCGATGATTACCTGACCAAACCCTTTCGTCTTGAAGAACTGTTGGCGCGGGTGCGGGCGCTCATTCGTCGGGCCGCCGGCCTGCCATCACCGGAACTCAATTGCGGGCCAGTTTCGCTCAATACCCGCAGCGGCAAGGTCACGGCGGATGGCGTGCCGATCAAATTGACGGCGCAGGAATATCGCCTGCTCGCCTATCTTATGCATCACCCGGATAAGGTGGTGTCACGCACCGAGCTGACCGAACATATTTACGATCAGGACTTCGATCGCGATTCAAACACTATCGAAGTGTTTGTGAACCGCATCCGCAAAAAGCTGCCGGTGGATATCATCCGCACCGTGCGCGGGCTCGGCTATCGCATCGAAGAGCCAGGTTCTGGAGGACAAGCCGTCGAATGA
- a CDS encoding ATP-binding protein gives MTQASGSPASTQTGDAGSGIRASQSLTARILIAAVVWLAIALAAGGFGLSYVFKSAVERNFDSRLSMLLDSLVGASNVDGQGIVSLYRSMMDPRFDRPYSGWYWRISAVGELPFRSRSLWDQDLSFPDARHLARAEFVNFKGPEAQRLRATARDIHLPGSAKTYRFMVAGDLSEVELQVRDFNRMLIWWLSALGGVLLATMAIQVRYGLMPLRTLSRKLSAIRSGRATRLEGPTPKEIMPLVTELNALIDHNAAVVERAQKHVGNLAHALKTPLTVMSNEADAQSSDLAKLVTRQTDIMRRHVDHHLARARAAARGGVIGSRSDVMPALRDLVRVIEKIYGHRGLKFSIVKRAVDKDLVFRGERQDLDDMLGNLLDNAGKWAKTRVRLTVGCDDGRLRIQIEDDGPGISEKDRALVFTRGERIDESVPGSGLGLGIVKDLAELCGGDVRLKESPLGGLLAELDLPRVLDQR, from the coding sequence ATGACGCAGGCCTCGGGTTCACCTGCCTCCACTCAGACCGGGGACGCCGGCTCAGGCATTCGCGCCAGTCAGTCGCTGACCGCGCGCATTCTGATCGCGGCCGTGGTTTGGCTGGCGATTGCCCTGGCGGCGGGTGGATTCGGTCTGTCCTATGTCTTTAAAAGCGCGGTCGAGCGCAACTTTGACAGCCGCTTGAGCATGCTGCTTGATTCTTTGGTGGGGGCGAGCAACGTGGACGGGCAGGGCATTGTCAGTCTCTACCGTTCGATGATGGACCCGCGCTTTGATCGTCCCTATTCGGGTTGGTATTGGCGCATATCGGCTGTGGGAGAGCTGCCGTTCCGTTCGCGCTCGCTGTGGGATCAGGATTTGTCCTTTCCCGATGCCCGCCATCTCGCGCGTGCAGAATTCGTCAATTTCAAAGGTCCGGAAGCGCAACGTCTGCGGGCCACAGCGCGCGATATTCATTTGCCGGGCTCGGCCAAAACCTATCGCTTCATGGTTGCGGGCGATCTTTCGGAAGTGGAGCTACAGGTCCGCGACTTTAATCGCATGCTGATCTGGTGGTTGTCAGCCCTGGGCGGCGTGCTTCTGGCCACCATGGCTATTCAGGTGCGTTATGGTTTGATGCCGCTCCGGACCTTGTCGCGCAAATTGTCCGCCATTCGTTCGGGCCGCGCGACACGGCTTGAGGGGCCGACGCCGAAAGAGATCATGCCGCTTGTGACCGAATTGAATGCGCTCATCGATCATAATGCCGCGGTGGTGGAGCGCGCACAAAAACATGTGGGCAATCTGGCGCATGCGCTGAAGACGCCGCTCACTGTCATGTCCAACGAAGCGGACGCGCAGTCGAGCGATCTGGCAAAACTGGTGACGCGGCAGACGGACATCATGCGCCGTCATGTGGATCATCATCTGGCGCGCGCCCGGGCTGCTGCGCGGGGCGGGGTCATTGGCAGCCGTTCAGACGTCATGCCGGCGCTGCGGGATCTTGTGCGCGTCATCGAAAAAATCTACGGCCATCGCGGATTGAAATTTTCCATCGTCAAACGTGCCGTGGACAAGGATCTTGTGTTTCGCGGGGAACGTCAGGATCTTGACGACATGCTGGGCAATCTCCTGGACAATGCCGGGAAGTGGGCCAAAACGCGGGTGCGTCTGACGGTCGGCTGCGATGATGGGCGATTGCGCATTCAGATCGAAGATGATGGACCGGGCATATCGGAAAAAGATCGTGCACTTGTGTTCACACGCGGCGAACGCATTGATGAAAGCGTGCCGGGTAGCGGGCTCGGTCTCGGCATCGTCAAGGATCTTGCGGAACTTTGCGGTGGAGATGTACGTCTTAAAGAAAGCCCGCTTGGCGGGCTGCTGGCGGAACTTGATTTGCCGCGCGTTCTTGATCAGCGGTGA
- a CDS encoding RT0821/Lpp0805 family surface protein, which produces MGAATGAILGAAIGTSSNCRGYRCRSSTSGSAIAIGALAGALIGGQIGRSMDAKDRQMYGGAQQQAFEYGRAGQPSYWRNPDSGNYGEVVPKAAYQRQNQYCREFTQTIVVGGQKEQGYGTACRQPDGSWKIVNNN; this is translated from the coding sequence ATGGGTGCTGCCACCGGTGCTATTCTCGGTGCAGCTATCGGCACGTCCAGCAATTGTCGCGGTTATCGGTGCAGGTCTTCCACCAGCGGCAGCGCAATAGCGATCGGTGCGCTCGCCGGGGCTTTGATCGGTGGCCAGATCGGCCGCTCGATGGACGCGAAGGACCGTCAGATGTATGGCGGCGCGCAACAGCAGGCTTTCGAATATGGCCGGGCGGGCCAGCCGTCTTACTGGCGCAATCCGGACAGCGGCAATTACGGCGAAGTGGTCCCCAAGGCGGCTTATCAGCGCCAAAACCAATATTGCCGTGAATTCACCCAGACCATCGTTGTCGGCGGCCAGAAGGAGCAGGGCTACGGCACTGCCTGCCGCCAGCCCGACGGCAGCTGGAAAATCGTCAATAACAATTAA